The following proteins are encoded in a genomic region of Flammeovirga pectinis:
- a CDS encoding T9SS type A sorting domain-containing protein translates to MIHKVLRALKVIFLLTFTVCILPNTNAQIIQETHSVQAIGGTLSEAGNYQHFASVGNLNLATQGGNYVNSSAFMSTSAAVDTTQSNTIDIYVNMNWAINEGYFYPATDSLDIAGSMNEWQGGLFLTDPDSDGIYYAHVPEFSEFQYEYKVRINASWNTAEFPGGSNRIVDLEAGENTINIWYNNENLDNPMVTFQLDITDALSIGDFPVGTAPKISLTNRATQVATNYDLKYINDTTYTITSYLFIAEDTIDYAYSLVDYYEPNAREYIVTENDNTITDTLVTDGLIQCTFTLNVDMNYQIDKGAFNPATDSLDAAGSFNSWSGSNLLLDADQDGIYSADFSTNEIGNIQFKTRLNRSWDWGQHEFRGDTARTYYVDDSIHYSFDFAYNDEYINNPEVVFAVNMDKQIADGNFDPAIDHVELATYFAPGSVKNYYLLQQLDGNTYGIHLRAKDTEEVYNYSFLYKKNDESEEVVYEDESNTFLVPAEGQYVEKWFNNDFNSLEINVDMTLPIARGVFDPAVDTLDFASNLNSYGNGENRISFQDLDQDGIYTLYLQEFVQLDLEFKCKINNSWEHEMHEIGEATDRKHQLTTGQNVIDIFYGDENSAYPITTFNVDLSKQISDGNFDAPRLIDLIVFKEEGDFQDYHYILKPDTGNVYTTSIQLLDNAEEYIYKYRIVEYLDTGRIVYKENDFRNYTVDATGTNTITDTFDDYTFPTSVEFLVDMNAEIYQNRFNPSEDYVDIAGDFNEWGNGEQLLLSDDNNDGIYTIKLENGILNTINFKARKNGSWELGAHEYGGTDATRMEYITPNQEKIISFSYNDELLSNPITTFEVNMEKAIYTALYNPTNENQSLHLKVMGEDSTIVKHRYLLELKENRIYTATSQLKNVSEAYTFKVVIETEVQGSAPTKVEEYAVRNYSVLPDSGNLIAFDFNNETLVNSLQLTVDMRWAAENNRFNPDSHAVNFIGSLSNWQNDIVLTDDNQDLIYSAFIDSIPTLSSEFKIRLNDSWKESELGFTNNRLLNLERGENTLAIFYDRENRDNPITSFEVDMSKIVLENELTNQGAVLLYVYENEQAEEPIKGYALTNKYDYVYGTSSQIKEVNASYVYKLAYKLSTEPETFEDNFRTHSVLSTTTLFHHFNNEEYYTGLTFTVDMNGMIENGRFNPANDTLDVVGSMTGWNTNPITLSDDNNDNIYQGSFEINNHTEDTITFKTRINGSWNDLMHEYPGGGQVRSVVPEKGETQSIVFDFDDENVDNTAVIFKVNMAHQITLEKFDPTIEGAELRIKLFDGEQFSSYPLLQDEDGLYSFTTQKFEADSTFSFKVMYQYPNDSTIWDITEENETRAYVKASSQQTISFWFNDEIPEERFTAVWQVNMQSAINFSDFDVANDVVSIKGSFDNWADEVELTKSDSSNIYTASVSLPESIIYYQLFVNGVAEAFVAQDESNNRSHHLAENNTVINVVYNFEEVEKITEDEVQTTEGDDGTVIVEIAITVFEELEGAVTYQVMLANGDPLPDWIIFDPETMTFTVDLSKIPSGARVEDLISDLDIIILANDETGKSVAVEVTLPTEEIIADAQEEEDDEDVNGLEDELAALWNVYPTLVEDRTLIVPPTSEKYVLSIYTSTGKKVLEKELEGEQNILLPNLTSGLYILKINTQNLSIEKKIVKK, encoded by the coding sequence CCAGGAGGAAGCAATAGAATTGTTGATTTAGAAGCAGGTGAAAATACCATAAATATTTGGTACAATAATGAGAATCTCGATAACCCTATGGTTACGTTCCAATTAGATATAACAGATGCTTTATCTATTGGTGATTTCCCTGTGGGTACAGCCCCAAAAATATCTCTTACAAATAGGGCAACTCAGGTAGCCACTAACTATGATTTAAAGTATATTAATGATACTACTTATACTATTACATCTTATCTTTTTATTGCAGAAGACACTATTGATTATGCCTATAGTTTAGTAGATTATTATGAGCCAAACGCTAGAGAATATATTGTTACTGAAAACGATAATACGATAACAGATACTTTAGTTACAGATGGTCTTATTCAGTGTACATTTACATTGAATGTAGATATGAATTACCAAATTGACAAAGGCGCTTTTAACCCTGCTACAGATTCTTTAGATGCTGCAGGTAGCTTTAACAGTTGGAGTGGTTCTAATCTATTACTAGATGCTGATCAAGACGGAATTTATTCTGCGGATTTCTCTACAAATGAAATCGGTAATATACAATTCAAGACAAGATTAAACCGCTCTTGGGATTGGGGACAGCATGAGTTTAGAGGAGACACTGCTAGAACGTATTATGTAGATGACAGCATTCACTATAGCTTTGATTTTGCTTATAACGATGAGTATATCAACAACCCTGAAGTAGTTTTTGCAGTCAATATGGATAAACAAATTGCTGATGGTAATTTTGATCCAGCGATAGATCATGTAGAATTAGCAACATATTTTGCACCTGGAAGTGTCAAAAATTATTATTTATTACAACAACTAGATGGCAATACATATGGTATTCATTTACGTGCTAAGGATACAGAGGAGGTCTATAATTATTCATTCTTGTATAAGAAAAATGATGAAAGTGAAGAGGTTGTTTACGAAGATGAATCGAATACATTTTTAGTACCTGCTGAAGGGCAATATGTAGAGAAATGGTTTAATAACGATTTCAATAGTCTTGAAATAAATGTAGACATGACTTTACCTATAGCTAGAGGAGTTTTTGATCCTGCTGTAGATACGTTAGATTTTGCATCGAACTTGAACTCTTACGGAAATGGAGAGAATAGAATCTCTTTCCAAGACCTTGATCAAGATGGAATTTATACACTTTATTTACAAGAGTTTGTGCAATTAGACCTTGAGTTTAAATGTAAAATCAATAATTCTTGGGAACATGAAATGCACGAAATTGGTGAAGCCACAGATAGAAAACATCAGCTAACTACAGGACAAAATGTAATTGACATCTTTTATGGAGACGAAAATTCTGCTTATCCTATCACTACTTTTAACGTCGATCTATCGAAGCAAATTTCTGATGGTAATTTTGATGCTCCTAGATTAATTGATCTCATTGTCTTTAAAGAAGAAGGTGATTTTCAAGATTATCATTACATACTAAAACCTGATACTGGAAATGTATACACAACAAGTATCCAACTTTTAGACAATGCGGAAGAATATATTTATAAATATCGTATCGTTGAATATTTAGATACAGGAAGAATAGTCTACAAAGAAAATGATTTCAGAAACTATACTGTAGATGCCACTGGTACAAATACCATCACAGATACTTTTGATGATTACACCTTCCCTACTAGCGTTGAATTTTTAGTGGATATGAACGCTGAGATTTATCAAAATAGGTTTAATCCATCAGAAGATTATGTTGATATAGCTGGCGATTTTAATGAGTGGGGCAATGGAGAACAACTTCTACTAAGTGATGATAATAATGATGGCATTTATACGATCAAGTTAGAAAATGGTATATTAAACACCATCAACTTTAAAGCTAGAAAAAATGGTTCTTGGGAGCTTGGCGCTCACGAGTATGGAGGTACAGATGCTACTCGAATGGAATACATCACTCCTAATCAAGAAAAAATAATCAGTTTTTCTTATAACGATGAATTGCTTTCTAACCCTATTACAACTTTTGAGGTAAACATGGAAAAAGCAATCTATACCGCATTGTACAACCCTACCAATGAGAACCAATCTTTACACTTAAAGGTAATGGGAGAAGACAGTACTATTGTGAAACATCGCTACCTGTTAGAGTTAAAAGAAAATAGAATTTATACGGCAACCTCTCAGCTTAAAAATGTAAGCGAGGCCTATACGTTTAAAGTGGTTATCGAAACTGAAGTACAAGGTAGTGCACCTACAAAAGTAGAAGAGTATGCCGTAAGAAATTATTCGGTGCTTCCAGATTCTGGAAATCTAATAGCTTTTGATTTTAATAACGAAACACTAGTGAATTCGCTTCAACTAACTGTTGATATGCGTTGGGCAGCAGAAAACAACCGTTTTAATCCAGATAGCCATGCTGTAAACTTTATTGGTAGTCTGTCGAATTGGCAAAATGATATTGTTTTGACAGATGATAATCAAGACCTTATTTATTCTGCATTTATAGATTCTATTCCTACTTTATCATCTGAATTTAAAATTAGATTAAATGATAGTTGGAAAGAAAGTGAATTAGGTTTTACAAACAATAGACTTCTAAATCTAGAAAGAGGTGAAAATACTTTAGCTATCTTTTATGATAGAGAAAATAGAGACAACCCTATCACATCTTTTGAGGTAGACATGTCTAAAATTGTACTTGAAAATGAGTTAACAAATCAAGGTGCAGTGCTTCTATATGTTTATGAAAATGAACAAGCTGAAGAACCTATTAAAGGATATGCGTTAACGAACAAATACGATTATGTATATGGAACTTCATCGCAGATAAAAGAAGTAAATGCTTCTTATGTCTATAAATTAGCGTATAAATTAAGTACAGAACCAGAAACTTTTGAAGACAATTTCAGAACACATTCTGTTTTATCTACCACTACTCTATTCCACCATTTCAATAATGAGGAATATTACACAGGGTTAACCTTTACGGTAGATATGAACGGAATGATTGAAAATGGTCGTTTCAACCCTGCCAATGATACGTTAGATGTTGTTGGTTCAATGACTGGATGGAATACAAATCCAATCACTTTATCAGACGATAATAACGATAATATTTACCAAGGAAGTTTTGAAATAAATAATCACACAGAAGACACCATTACTTTTAAAACAAGAATAAATGGTTCTTGGAATGATCTAATGCATGAATATCCTGGTGGTGGACAAGTAAGGTCTGTAGTGCCAGAAAAAGGAGAAACACAAAGTATAGTTTTTGATTTTGATGATGAAAATGTAGATAATACTGCCGTTATTTTTAAAGTAAATATGGCACATCAAATCACTTTAGAAAAATTTGATCCAACCATTGAAGGAGCCGAATTACGCATCAAATTATTTGATGGAGAGCAGTTTTCTAGTTACCCTTTATTACAAGATGAAGATGGCTTGTACAGCTTTACAACTCAGAAATTTGAAGCAGATTCTACATTCTCTTTTAAAGTGATGTACCAATATCCAAATGATTCAACTATATGGGATATCACAGAAGAAAATGAAACAAGAGCATACGTAAAAGCAAGTAGTCAGCAAACCATTTCTTTTTGGTTTAATGATGAAATACCAGAAGAAAGATTTACAGCAGTATGGCAAGTAAACATGCAATCTGCAATCAACTTCTCTGATTTTGATGTTGCTAATGATGTAGTATCTATCAAAGGTTCTTTTGATAATTGGGCCGATGAAGTTGAACTTACAAAAAGCGATTCTTCAAACATCTATACTGCGTCTGTATCATTACCTGAAAGTATTATCTACTATCAGTTATTTGTAAATGGCGTTGCAGAAGCTTTTGTTGCTCAGGATGAAAGTAATAATCGTTCGCATCATCTTGCAGAAAACAACACTGTAATTAACGTAGTTTATAACTTTGAAGAGGTAGAAAAAATTACCGAAGATGAAGTACAAACTACCGAAGGTGATGACGGAACTGTAATTGTTGAAATTGCGATTACTGTATTTGAAGAGCTTGAAGGAGCAGTTACCTACCAAGTGATGCTCGCCAATGGTGATCCTCTACCAGATTGGATTATTTTCGATCCTGAAACAATGACCTTTACTGTTGATCTCTCTAAAATTCCTTCTGGAGCAAGAGTGGAAGACCTTATTAGCGATTTGGATATTATTATTCTAGCTAATGATGAAACTGGTAAATCTGTAGCGGTTGAAGTTACGCTCCCTACAGAAGAAATTATTGCAGATGCACAAGAAGAAGAAGATGATGAAGATGTAAATGGTTTAGAAGATGAACTTGCTGCACTTTGGAACGTCTACCCTACTTTGGTAGAGGATAGAACATTAATTGTTCCTCCAACATCAGAAAAATATGTACTGAGCATCTACACTTCTACAGGCAAAAAAGTACTAGAAAAAGAGTTAGAAGGAGAGCAAAATATTCTTCTTCCAAACCTTACTTCTGGTTTATATATCCTTAAAATCAATACACAAAATTTATCTATAGAGAAAAAGATTGTGAAGAAATAA